The Streptococcus suis DNA window AGCAGGCAGTATCTCATACATTTCAACACTTATTAAAAAAACCAGCTCCCATCTTTGGGACTAACTGGTTGTGTGTTGATTCTTCTCGTTTCATATCGCCAATTTGATCTACGGTTCTTATCCATTATCTTTCAGCTTTTCCCATAGATGAATACGACTGTCTTTTAAGGACTGTCGGACATCAATAATTCGTTGGTTAGATGAGCCGCGGAACTGCAACATGAGATTGCGTTTGGTTCGCTCATAGCGGCCGTCTACTAGGATATCTAAATACGAGAGCAACTCCAACTTGTCTGGAGTTTCCAGCATCAGTTCTTCCCATGTGTAGCCTGTCCAAGACCAAATATCCTTTTCGGGTAATTCTTTCCGAATGCGCTTGACCAAGGGTAAGACCGTCCCGGTATTGAGAAAGGGTTCTCCTCCAAGAAGGGTCAATCCCTGTACGTAGGGCTGAGATAAGTCATCTATAATGCGGTCTTCGAGTTCTTGGGTGTAGGGAATGCCAGACTTAAAAGACCAGGTTGCAACATTGTAGCAACCTTCGCAATGGAACATGCATCCGCTGACGTATAGGGAACAGCGAACGCCTTCACCATCCACAAAGTTAAAAGCCTTATAGTCGATAATGCGTCCTTGACTGAGTTCCTCACTTTTCCAGTCTTGTGGTTTGGGATTATTCATATCTGATACCTTGAGCAAGTGTAAAGGAAATCCATCCTCTGTAGGATAAACGAATGTCTGATGGTATTCCTCATACGGTTGCTTCGGTCAGCTCGAGTCATGGTGCCCGAAATGACCTTTATTCCTTTCCAATTTTGCTTTCGTAGCTTTTCTTTCTTACTTCCCCTCAATCCAATAGCGTTCTGTCCCTTCGCGGATATCCTCTAAGACGCCTCCGCAGGCTAGAATCGTTCTGCGACTGGCTTCGTTTTCTGGTGAGCAGGTCACTAGAATTCGGGAAATGTTTTTGGAAATAGCTTCCTGAAGGCCTTGATGTAGTTGCTTCTTGGAAAATCCTTTCCCCCGTTGGCTAGGGCGGATAGAATAACCAATATGGCCTCCCTTGTTGAGCAGGAAGTCATTGAGTCGCAGTCGTAGATTGAGAAAACCGACGGCTTGGCCCCTTTCATCAAATGAAACATACTGGATATAAGGGACAAAGCGCTCTGGCAAGTCCAGGCCAGCCTCAGCTAGTTGTAATTTCTCTAACCAATTTTCATACTCTTCACCCATCTGGTAGAAGCCACCATCCATGGCACTTTCTGCCCGCTTAAACTCAGCAATCATTTCTAAAATCGTGGTTTTATCCGACAGTGATGGACGTCTCAAGGTTAATTTCGGTTGGGATATTGACATGTAATTCTCCTATCTGGTGCTCAGCGTGTGCGATTTGATGGCAAATCCAGTGGCTCAACAAACTGGATGTAGGATTGACTGGATTTTGCTTGGTAACTAAGGCATCTAAAAATGCATCCACCATGCTTTCAAACCCTCGTTT harbors:
- the nrdG gene encoding anaerobic ribonucleoside-triphosphate reductase activating protein; protein product: MNNPKPQDWKSEELSQGRIIDYKAFNFVDGEGVRCSLYVSGCMFHCEGCYNVATWSFKSGIPYTQELEDRIIDDLSQPYVQGLTLLGGEPFLNTGTVLPLVKRIRKELPEKDIWSWTGYTWEELMLETPDKLELLSYLDILVDGRYERTKRNLMLQFRGSSNQRIIDVRQSLKDSRIHLWEKLKDNG
- a CDS encoding GNAT family N-acetyltransferase, yielding MSISQPKLTLRRPSLSDKTTILEMIAEFKRAESAMDGGFYQMGEEYENWLEKLQLAEAGLDLPERFVPYIQYVSFDERGQAVGFLNLRLRLNDFLLNKGGHIGYSIRPSQRGKGFSKKQLHQGLQEAISKNISRILVTCSPENEASRRTILACGGVLEDIREGTERYWIEGK